The Dermacentor albipictus isolate Rhodes 1998 colony chromosome 2, USDA_Dalb.pri_finalv2, whole genome shotgun sequence genome has a segment encoding these proteins:
- the LOC135904317 gene encoding uncharacterized protein — MPKNQNTLACNLDKKTRTTQDVHFSAPSQLPEVTRTQATSGTRLYHCSAVEIARTSGFATAVSQHVGDNAYEIIGPDDESPQGANDISVAEVSPIPPEVTMTGGTAAIDTETAMSTAAATVYEASRSVSASAAVSEGTAPGLVEQHVCYHCDFFCSAYNSFAQHTKAFHHDCEPLFLCIK; from the exons atgccaaaaaatcaaaacacattggcatgcaatttggacaagaaaacta ggacaacccaggacgtgcatttctcagcacccagtcaactgccagaagtgactcgaacacaggccacca gtggcactcggctgtaccactgcagtgctgtggaaattgccagaaccagcggctttgcaacagctgtttcacagcatgtcg gagacaatgcctacgaaattattggccctgatgacgagagccctcaaggggcaaacgacatctctgttgcagaagtgagcccgataccacctgaagttaccatgacaggtggcacggcagcaatagatacagagacggccatgtctactgcagctgcaacagtgtacgaggcaagccgcagtgtgtcagcatcagcagcagtgtcagaaggaaccgcaccaggcctggtagagcaacatgtgtgctatcactgtgactttttttgtagtgcatacaactcatttgctcaacatacgaaagcttttcaccacgactgtgagccattGTTCTTGTGCATCAAGTGA